A single region of the Planctomycetota bacterium genome encodes:
- the cobT gene encoding nicotinate-nucleotide--dimethylbenzimidazole phosphoribosyltransferase encodes MNLLDETVSGIGRLDTVVMAKVQKRLDNLTKPQGSLGRLEELAKHIAGITGKELPMLKHKVIFTLAADHGVTEEGVSAYPKEVTPQMVYNFLRGGAGINVLAKQVNARVVIVDMGVDGQLSGNGFKDCKISQGTRNFTKCPAMSSEEAIKSIETGIRLVEEEISKGIDIIGTGDMGIGNTTPSSAITSVFTGCQVEDVTGYGTGINEATWSKKVASIKKGIALNKPDASDSIDVLAKVGGYEIGGIAGLILGAARHRIPVVIDGFISGAGALIATRLAPQAKDFIIASHCSQERGHKYALAHMGLKPFLDLNLRLGEGTGAALAMSLCESAVRILNEMATFAEASVAEKIKEE; translated from the coding sequence ATGAATTTACTTGATGAGACCGTATCTGGAATCGGACGGCTTGATACTGTTGTGATGGCCAAGGTCCAGAAACGGTTGGATAATCTGACCAAGCCACAGGGCAGTTTAGGACGGCTGGAAGAATTGGCTAAACACATTGCCGGTATCACCGGCAAGGAATTGCCGATGCTTAAACATAAGGTTATATTTACTTTAGCGGCTGATCATGGCGTCACCGAGGAAGGGGTGAGCGCCTATCCCAAAGAGGTGACGCCTCAGATGGTCTATAATTTCCTGCGGGGCGGAGCCGGGATTAATGTCCTGGCCAAACAGGTCAACGCCCGGGTGGTTATAGTTGATATGGGCGTGGACGGACAGTTGTCAGGCAACGGATTTAAGGATTGCAAGATAAGCCAAGGGACCAGGAATTTTACCAAATGCCCGGCAATGAGCAGTGAAGAGGCGATCAAATCCATAGAGACCGGAATTAGGTTGGTGGAAGAGGAAATATCAAAAGGCATAGACATCATCGGCACGGGCGATATGGGTATTGGTAATACCACGCCGAGTAGCGCGATTACGTCAGTATTTACCGGCTGCCAGGTAGAAGATGTGACCGGCTACGGCACCGGCATCAACGAAGCGACTTGGTCAAAGAAGGTGGCCAGCATCAAGAAAGGCATTGCGCTGAATAAGCCGGATGCTTCTGATTCGATAGATGTCTTGGCCAAGGTGGGCGGTTATGAGATAGGCGGGATTGCCGGCCTGATTTTAGGCGCGGCCCGGCACCGGATTCCAGTGGTGATTGACGGATTTATCTCCGGCGCCGGAGCATTGATTGCTACCAGATTGGCGCCGCAGGCCAAGGATTTTATTATCGCCAGCCACTGTTCCCAGGAGCGCGGGCATAAATACGCCCTGGCTCATATGGGCTTGAAACCGTTCCTGGATTTGAATCTGAGATTAGGCGAAGGCACCGGCGCGGCCCTGGCCATGTCACTGTGCGAATCGGCTGTACGTATTCTTAACGAAATGGCCACCTTTGCCGAAGCGAGTGTGGCTGAGAAAATAAAGGAGGAATAA
- the cobS gene encoding adenosylcobinamide-GDP ribazoletransferase: MKALLMALQFLTPIPIKLGSVEPKDLSRSMRYFPLIGLLIGLFLILLKILSFGPLNFSATVTATLVLLALTALSGGLHLDGLSDMCDGFYAGRSREEIVKVMRDPHVGVMGVIGIFFILLLKWSVLASLPLAMPYYSNITLIMIPLLSRWSMVIAAFASSYAPAASEGTAKPFVDNLTRTDAIISTAVMLLVTLALCIISDNFIWLAAVIIPVIVAMVMAMISKRILGGITGDILGAVNEITEVAVLFGAYIIYLGR; this comes from the coding sequence ATGAAAGCATTACTTATGGCATTGCAATTCCTGACCCCGATACCGATTAAGTTAGGTTCGGTGGAGCCCAAAGACCTGTCCCGGTCCATGCGCTATTTTCCGCTAATCGGGTTGCTTATCGGATTGTTTCTAATTCTTCTTAAGATATTATCATTCGGTCCGCTGAACTTCTCTGCCACGGTTACGGCCACGCTGGTGCTTTTGGCATTGACCGCTTTAAGCGGAGGTCTGCACCTGGACGGCCTGAGCGATATGTGCGACGGGTTTTATGCCGGGCGGAGCAGGGAGGAAATTGTCAAGGTCATGCGCGACCCGCACGTCGGCGTAATGGGGGTTATCGGCATATTTTTTATCCTGCTGCTAAAATGGTCGGTACTGGCCAGTTTGCCGTTGGCCATGCCGTATTATTCTAATATAACATTAATTATGATACCGCTGCTGAGTCGGTGGTCAATGGTCATTGCGGCGTTTGCCAGTTCCTATGCCCCGGCGGCATCTGAGGGAACAGCCAAGCCGTTTGTGGATAATCTCACCCGTACGGACGCCATTATATCCACCGCCGTTATGCTGCTGGTTACCTTGGCGCTCTGTATTATTTCAGATAATTTTATCTGGCTGGCAGCGGTTATTATTCCGGTTATCGTGGCAATGGTTATGGCGATGATTTCCAAGCGCATTTTAGGCGGAATAACCGGCGATATCCTCGGCGCGGTTAACGAGATTACCGAGGTGGCCGTACTATTCGGGGCGTATATTATTTATTTAGGGAGGTAA
- a CDS encoding iron ABC transporter permease, giving the protein MNKILIIGLLLAVLASVVVICLGIGPTGVSYKYLRGFCSTTEETEAKIVYEVRLPRILGAVLVGLGLAVAGAVLQAILRNPLAEPYTLGISGGAVLGVALCMIVPFLSAASFSWPIMAFIGALVSVIIVYVITSRHHFSVSSLILSGVVLSFICSSLVLLIFSVSKPTEIQSVLFFLMGSFATIDYPIIKVITTPLIAGVLILVFFSRDIDVLTLGDEKASHLGISPHRIRAFLFVITSLITGCCVAVSGMVGFVGLMIPHIMRSIVGPQSRGLFIASALSGAIFLVVSDTLARTVIAPAELPVGVITGIVGGVFFIGMLINAKNI; this is encoded by the coding sequence ATGAACAAGATATTGATAATCGGTTTATTATTGGCTGTTCTGGCCAGCGTAGTTGTTATCTGTTTAGGCATTGGGCCGACAGGGGTTTCATATAAATACTTAAGAGGTTTTTGTAGCACGACGGAAGAAACAGAGGCAAAGATTGTCTATGAGGTGCGCCTGCCCAGGATATTAGGGGCAGTGTTGGTCGGCCTGGGCCTGGCTGTGGCCGGCGCGGTGCTTCAGGCCATCCTGCGCAATCCGCTGGCCGAGCCCTATACGCTCGGGATTTCAGGCGGCGCGGTTCTGGGCGTGGCTCTATGCATGATAGTGCCGTTTTTATCCGCGGCCAGTTTCTCGTGGCCTATCATGGCATTCATCGGCGCGCTGGTTTCGGTCATTATTGTTTATGTCATTACCAGCCGTCACCATTTCTCGGTCAGTAGTTTGATTCTCTCGGGCGTGGTGCTTTCATTTATATGCTCGTCGCTGGTCCTGCTTATATTTTCCGTGTCCAAGCCGACCGAGATTCAATCCGTGCTCTTCTTCCTGATGGGCAGTTTTGCCACCATAGATTATCCGATTATAAAAGTGATAACCACCCCTCTTATAGCCGGTGTTTTGATTCTGGTCTTTTTCAGCCGTGATATAGACGTTTTAACACTGGGTGATGAGAAGGCCAGCCATTTGGGGATTTCACCGCATCGAATCAGGGCATTTTTATTTGTTATTACTTCTCTAATTACCGGCTGTTGTGTGGCGGTTTCAGGGATGGTCGGGTTTGTGGGCCTGATGATACCGCATATTATGCGGTCGATAGTGGGGCCCCAAAGCCGCGGCCTTTTTATAGCCAGCGCCTTGAGCGGCGCGATATTCCTGGTGGTCAGCGACACCCTGGCCCGGACCGTTATCGCGCCGGCTGAATTGCCGGTCGGCGTCATTACCGGTATCGTGGGCGGCGTGTTTTTTATAGGGATGCTTATAAATGCTAAAAATATCTAA
- a CDS encoding ABC transporter ATP-binding protein, whose amino-acid sequence MLKISNLASGYQTKEVIKNISLAVNQGEFVGIIGPNGSGKTTLFRTITKIIPGYTGSLSYKEKEISAWSVRALAREIAVVPQFLMMAFPFKVYDFVALGRTPYLGRFEMITERDEEIIKGAMELSGCSGLRERMVTELSGGELQRVFLAQALAQEPKLLLLDEPTSHLDIGHQVEILHLLKQLNKEKGLTIVVILHDLNTAGEYCHRLILMEEGKIYKSGSPAEVLTYQNIEAVYKTVVVVKENPISGKPYVIPVPKDRIK is encoded by the coding sequence ATGCTAAAAATATCTAATCTGGCCAGTGGTTATCAAACTAAGGAGGTCATAAAAAACATCTCCTTGGCGGTAAATCAGGGGGAGTTTGTCGGCATCATCGGCCCTAACGGCTCTGGCAAGACCACGCTTTTCCGGACCATTACCAAGATTATTCCCGGATACACCGGTAGTTTGTCATATAAGGAAAAGGAAATCAGCGCCTGGTCGGTCAGGGCGCTGGCCCGGGAGATAGCCGTCGTGCCGCAGTTTCTTATGATGGCATTTCCGTTTAAGGTCTATGACTTTGTGGCCTTGGGCCGAACGCCTTATTTAGGACGGTTTGAGATGATTACGGAACGGGATGAAGAAATAATCAAAGGGGCAATGGAATTGTCAGGATGTTCCGGACTGCGGGAGCGGATGGTGACCGAACTTTCCGGAGGCGAATTACAGCGGGTGTTCCTGGCTCAGGCATTGGCACAGGAGCCGAAACTGCTTTTGCTGGATGAGCCGACCTCGCACCTGGATATCGGGCATCAGGTGGAGATATTGCACCTGCTTAAGCAGCTTAATAAGGAAAAGGGACTGACGATTGTGGTTATCCTGCACGACCTTAATACGGCCGGCGAATATTGCCACCGGCTGATACTCATGGAAGAAGGCAAGATATATAAGTCCGGCAGCCCGGCTGAGGTGCTGACTTATCAGAATATTGAGGCGGTTTATAAGACCGTGGTGGTGGTAAAAGAAAATCCTATCTCAGGCAAGCCGTATGTGATACCGGTGCCTAAAGATAGGATAAAATGA
- a CDS encoding ABC transporter substrate-binding protein, which translates to MSDTKELKNPSKDLRINSRTQEQIFLGMAFLVLCLTLIGCPQGNEKNAHVQKADLSLNVITDATGIPFILPITTQRIISLAPAVTENVKILNAQDRIVGRTDFCVGISATSIGNLLEPSIEKIVELNPDLILASKDGNRPQIVEKLRSLNIRVFVFGETNSWADMESNFRLYGKLLDKINEVEGFLNQIQAELKSITTVSVSPIKVFIQLNVTPLMTAGRNTFINDIINNAGGRNIAADSILPWPTLSVEEIIRRNPDVIIISDMGQITEQAKQMWQQERFANISAVNNKKVYVMNADLLCQPTPINFIKAVRQMREYLK; encoded by the coding sequence ATGAGTGACACTAAAGAACTGAAGAATCCTTCGAAGGACCTCAGGATAAACTCCAGAACGCAAGAACAAATATTTCTTGGGATGGCGTTTCTTGTGTTATGTTTAACGCTTATCGGCTGTCCGCAGGGAAATGAGAAAAATGCCCATGTGCAAAAGGCGGATTTGTCACTCAACGTAATTACTGACGCAACCGGGATTCCATTTATATTGCCCATAACCACTCAAAGGATTATTTCCCTGGCGCCGGCTGTTACCGAGAATGTCAAGATACTCAATGCCCAGGATAGAATCGTCGGCCGGACGGATTTCTGTGTTGGCATCAGCGCCACCAGTATCGGTAACCTTTTAGAACCATCCATTGAAAAGATAGTGGAATTAAATCCGGATTTAATCCTGGCCAGCAAGGACGGCAACCGGCCTCAGATAGTGGAGAAATTGAGATCGCTCAATATCAGGGTGTTTGTGTTCGGCGAGACCAATTCCTGGGCGGACATGGAATCCAATTTCCGGCTCTACGGCAAACTGCTGGATAAGATCAATGAAGTAGAAGGATTCCTTAATCAGATACAAGCTGAGTTAAAGTCGATCACCACAGTAAGTGTTTCACCGATTAAGGTATTTATCCAGTTGAATGTAACTCCCCTGATGACCGCGGGCCGGAATACCTTTATTAACGACATAATAAACAATGCCGGCGGACGTAACATCGCGGCTGACTCCATCCTGCCCTGGCCGACTTTAAGCGTTGAGGAGATTATCCGGAGAAATCCTGATGTTATTATTATCAGCGATATGGGTCAGATAACCGAACAAGCCAAACAGATGTGGCAACAAGAGCGGTTTGCCAACATCTCGGCTGTGAATAATAAAAAGGTTTACGTGATGAATGCGGACCTGCTCTGCCAACCCACGCCGATTAATTTTATCAAGGCAGTCAGGCAGATGCGGGAATACCTGAAATAA
- a CDS encoding TonB-dependent receptor: protein MERLGKITGIGLVTIGCMMANSVFADEPSAPITKTSEIIVTATRSEKELLKIPANVTVISEADIKKSNARCISEILKTENGLMVNDWTGTGKTVTLDMRGFGEGGPLNTLVLVDGRRVTQVDLAGTDWSQIPIEDVSKIEIVRGAGSILYGDNATAGTINIITKKGSQGVNSKLSTFSGSYNTNNFAFFANGGNQDLTFSVNQSYRNTDGYRQNSYFNSDDKNISLGLIFGNEFNAEMSLGIHNDEYGLPGYLTPAQIATSGRRSTTTPNDLATTEDYYYKLKVNNSFDDIGDFTTDLSLRNKTSSATYMPWGTFDNKIDSMHLAPRYIREFGITGQTAKITTGVDWLKDQGNLSGTGADKDSLGLYLLGEIEVSKKYGFSTGYRHEKAFYSFNGGGLSARKTLNEDVFHAGLTYLYQDNNSVYLNYNQSFRFPAIDEYFSSWSGLNSALKPQSGQQVEIGVKHNPSEYLMTNLSLFSIDVDNEIFYNPYTPPFGQNENYDRISRQGVEAKMEYKPGEELPRITLNYTYTSAEFQQGAFRGNEVPGVPHNKAGIIITTPPLAVENLNVNLYYNYVGSRYLISDQPNQQRPLDAYNTVDAKFIYQYKKVKASLGVNNLFNQRYEEYGATNSGGTIALYPSPERNYMLGLAVEF, encoded by the coding sequence ATGGAAAGATTAGGTAAGATAACAGGTATTGGGTTAGTGACCATCGGTTGTATGATGGCCAACAGTGTTTTTGCGGATGAGCCGTCCGCGCCAATAACAAAGACCAGCGAAATCATCGTCACGGCGACCCGCTCGGAAAAGGAACTCCTCAAAATCCCGGCTAATGTCACGGTCATCAGCGAGGCCGACATCAAGAAATCCAATGCCCGGTGTATCTCCGAGATACTGAAGACCGAAAACGGTTTGATGGTTAATGACTGGACCGGCACCGGCAAAACCGTCACCCTGGATATGCGCGGGTTTGGCGAAGGCGGGCCGTTGAATACCCTGGTGCTGGTAGACGGACGGCGGGTGACCCAGGTTGATTTGGCCGGCACGGACTGGTCCCAGATACCGATTGAGGACGTCAGCAAGATAGAAATCGTGCGCGGGGCCGGAAGTATTCTCTACGGCGACAATGCCACGGCCGGCACCATCAATATCATCACCAAAAAGGGTAGCCAGGGCGTTAACAGCAAACTGAGCACATTTTCCGGCAGTTACAATACCAACAACTTCGCCTTCTTTGCCAACGGCGGTAATCAGGATTTGACTTTCTCTGTCAACCAGTCCTATCGCAATACCGACGGCTATCGGCAGAATTCGTATTTCAACTCCGATGACAAGAATATCAGTTTGGGGCTGATTTTCGGTAACGAGTTTAATGCCGAGATGAGTTTGGGCATCCATAACGACGAATACGGCCTGCCCGGCTACCTGACGCCGGCCCAGATTGCAACATCGGGACGCCGGTCAACCACCACGCCCAATGACCTGGCCACCACCGAGGATTACTATTATAAACTCAAGGTCAATAACTCATTTGATGACATCGGCGATTTCACCACTGATTTATCCCTGCGCAACAAGACCTCTTCGGCAACTTATATGCCTTGGGGGACTTTTGATAACAAGATTGACTCAATGCATCTGGCCCCGCGCTATATCAGGGAGTTCGGCATCACCGGCCAGACCGCTAAGATAACCACCGGGGTTGACTGGCTCAAGGACCAGGGCAATCTTTCCGGCACCGGCGCTGATAAGGATTCGCTGGGCCTGTATCTTCTGGGCGAGATTGAGGTCAGCAAGAAATACGGGTTTTCAACCGGCTATCGGCATGAAAAGGCGTTTTACTCCTTTAATGGCGGAGGCCTGTCGGCCCGCAAGACACTCAATGAAGATGTGTTCCACGCGGGCTTGACCTATTTGTATCAGGACAACAATTCGGTCTATCTTAATTACAATCAGAGTTTCAGGTTCCCGGCTATTGATGAATACTTTTCATCCTGGAGCGGATTGAACTCCGCTCTCAAGCCTCAGAGCGGCCAACAGGTGGAAATCGGCGTAAAGCATAACCCGTCTGAATACCTGATGACCAATCTGTCGCTCTTCAGCATTGATGTTGATAACGAGATTTTCTACAATCCTTATACCCCGCCGTTTGGCCAGAACGAGAACTACGACCGGATAAGCCGCCAGGGAGTCGAAGCCAAGATGGAATACAAGCCGGGCGAGGAATTACCGCGCATCACCCTGAATTACACCTATACCAGCGCCGAATTCCAGCAGGGGGCGTTCAGGGGTAACGAGGTTCCGGGCGTGCCTCATAATAAAGCCGGCATAATCATTACCACGCCGCCTCTGGCAGTGGAGAATCTCAATGTCAATCTCTACTATAATTATGTGGGAAGCCGTTATCTGATTTCCGACCAGCCCAACCAGCAAAGGCCGCTGGACGCCTACAATACCGTGGATGCAAAATTCATCTACCAGTATAAGAAGGTCAAGGCATCGCTGGGGGTGAATAATTTATTCAACCAGCGGTATGAGGAATACGGGGCAACCAATTCCGGCGGGACGATTGCGCTCTATCCCTCGCCGGAACGGAATTATATGCTTGGGTTGGCGGTGGAGTTTTAA